From one Gossypium hirsutum isolate 1008001.06 chromosome D08, Gossypium_hirsutum_v2.1, whole genome shotgun sequence genomic stretch:
- the LOC107899141 gene encoding probable serine/threonine-protein kinase At1g54610 isoform X1: MGCILGREVSSGIVSESRESKNGSFEYDRRADNVTVPNTDANVVEVENEGTQEEEKADGKTKQRGERRKSKPNPRLSNLPKHLRGEQVAAGWPSWLSDACGEALNGWIPRRADTFEKIDKIGSGTYSNVYKAKDMVTNNIVALKKVRFDNLEPESVKFMAREILILRRLDHPNVVKLEGLVTSRMSCSLYLVFQYMEHDLAGLVASPIVKFTEPQVKCYIHQLLSGLEHCHNRGVLHRDIKGSNLLIDDEGLLKIADFGLATFFDPNRKHLMTSRVVTLWYRAPELLLGATDYGVGVDLWSAGCILAELFAGRPVMPGRTEVEQLHKIYKLCGSPSDEYWKKYKLPNATLFKPREPYKRCIKETFKDFPPSSLFLIDTLLAIDPAERLTATAALRSEFFTTEPYACEPSSLPKYPPSKEIDAKRRDDEARRLRAAGKAQGDGTRKTRTRNRARAVPAPEANAELQSNLDQRRRLISHANAKSKSEKFPPPHQDAAVGIPLGASHHIDPALVPPDIAFSSTSFPYPKEPFQTRSGPLVESSKTGAPSRKKHVVGSSSHERSKPPAGSQNDNGDNTRVKGKKSIL; this comes from the exons TCCAAACACTGATGCTAATGTTGTAGAGGTTGAAAATGAGGGTACCCAGGAGGAGGAAAAAGCTGATGGTAAAACAAAACAAAGGGGGGAAAGGAGAAAATCAAAGCCAAATCCAAGGCTTAGTAACCTTCCAAAGCATTTGCGTGGAGAGCAAGTGGCTGCTGGATGGCCTTCGTGGCTTTCCGATGCCTGTGGGGAGGCGCTTAATGGATGGATTCCTCGAAGGGCCGACACATTTGAGAAAATTGATAAG ATTGGCTCAGGAACATATAGCAATGTGTATAAAGCTAAAGATATGGTGACAAATAATATAGTTGCACTAAAGAAGGTCCGGTTTGATAATCTGGAACCCGAGAGTGTGAAATTCATGGCTAGAGAGATTCTCATATTGCGGAGGTTGGATCATCCCAATGTTGTAAAATTGGAAGGTTTAGTTACTTCGAGGATGTCATGTAGTTTGTACTTGGTATTTCAATACATGGAGCATGATTTGGCTGGGCTTGTAGCAAGCCCGATAGTAAAGTTTACGGAGCCACAG GTTAAATGTTATATACATCAACTACTCTCTGGCCTTGAGCACTGTCACAACCGGGGAGTGCTTCACCGTGATATTAAGGGGTCGAATCTTCTTATTGATGATGAAGGTCTACTTAAGATTGCCGATTTCGGACTGGCTACATTCTTTGATCCTAACCGCAAGCATCTAATGACTAGTCGGGTGGTTACTTTGTGGTATCGTGCCCCTGAGCTTCTTCTTGGGGCTACAGATTATGGTGTTGGTGTGGACCTCTGGAGTGCGGGATGCATTTTAGCTGAGCTCTTTGCTGGGAGGCCCGTTATGCCAGGTCGAACCGAG gtagaacaattacataaaatttacaagtTATGTGGTTCACCATCAGACGAATACTGGAAGAAGtataagttgccgaatgcaaccttattTAAACCTCGAGAGCCTTATAAACGATGCATAAAGGAGACATTCAAAGATTTCCCACCATCATCACTATTCCTTATCGATACTTTGCTCGCAATTGATCCTGCAGAACGTTTGACTGCCACTGCTGCATTAAGAAGTGAA TTCTTCACAACAGAACCTTATGCTTGCGAACCTTCTAGCCTTCCGAAATATCCACCCAGTAAAGAGATAGATGCAAAACGAAGAGATGATGAAGCTCGGAG ACTCAGAGCAGCTGGTAAAGCCCAGGGTGATGGTACGAGGAAGACAAGGACACGCAATCGAGCAAGGGCAGTTCCTGCTCCAGAAGCCAATGCCGAGCTTCAGTCTAATCTTGAT CAGAGAAGGCGCTTAATATCACACGCCAATGCAAAAAGCAAAAGCGAAAAGTTCCCCCCTCCACACCAGGATGCAGCAGTTGGCATTCCATTAGGAGCATCGCATCACATTGATCCTGCACTTGTTCCTCCCGATATCGCCTTCAGCTCTACATCATTCCCTTATCCGAAAGAACCATTTCAAACTCGGTCAGGTCCATTAGTTGAGTCTTCCAAAACAGGTGCTCCAAGTCGAAAGAAGCATGTTGTAGGCAGCAGTTCACACGAACGATCTAAGCCTCCAGCAGGATCCCAAAACGACAATGGTGACAACACTAGGGTTAAAGGAAAGAAAAGCATACTTTAG
- the LOC107899141 gene encoding probable serine/threonine-protein kinase At1g54610 isoform X2 encodes MGCILGREVSSGIVSESRESKNGSFEYDRRADNVTVPNTDANVVEVENEGTQEEEKADGKTKQRGERRKSKPNPRLSNLPKHLRGEQVAAGWPSWLSDACGEALNGWIPRRADTFEKIDKIGSGTYSNVYKAKDMVTNNIVALKKVRFDNLEPESVKFMAREILILRRLDHPNVVKLEGLVTSRMSCSLYLVFQYMEHDLAGLVASPIVKFTEPQVKCYIHQLLSGLEHCHNRGVLHRDIKGSNLLIDDEGLLKIADFGLATFFDPNRKHLMTSRVVTLWYRAPELLLGATDYGVGVDLWSAGCILAELFAGRPVMPGRTEVEQLHKIYKLCGSPSDEYWKKYKLPNATLFKPREPYKRCIKETFKDFPPSSLFLIDTLLAIDPAERLTATAALRSEFFTTEPYACEPSSLPKYPPSKEIDAKRRDDEARRLRAAGKAQGDGTRKTRTRNRARAVPAPEANAELQSNLDRRRLISHANAKSKSEKFPPPHQDAAVGIPLGASHHIDPALVPPDIAFSSTSFPYPKEPFQTRSGPLVESSKTGAPSRKKHVVGSSSHERSKPPAGSQNDNGDNTRVKGKKSIL; translated from the exons TCCAAACACTGATGCTAATGTTGTAGAGGTTGAAAATGAGGGTACCCAGGAGGAGGAAAAAGCTGATGGTAAAACAAAACAAAGGGGGGAAAGGAGAAAATCAAAGCCAAATCCAAGGCTTAGTAACCTTCCAAAGCATTTGCGTGGAGAGCAAGTGGCTGCTGGATGGCCTTCGTGGCTTTCCGATGCCTGTGGGGAGGCGCTTAATGGATGGATTCCTCGAAGGGCCGACACATTTGAGAAAATTGATAAG ATTGGCTCAGGAACATATAGCAATGTGTATAAAGCTAAAGATATGGTGACAAATAATATAGTTGCACTAAAGAAGGTCCGGTTTGATAATCTGGAACCCGAGAGTGTGAAATTCATGGCTAGAGAGATTCTCATATTGCGGAGGTTGGATCATCCCAATGTTGTAAAATTGGAAGGTTTAGTTACTTCGAGGATGTCATGTAGTTTGTACTTGGTATTTCAATACATGGAGCATGATTTGGCTGGGCTTGTAGCAAGCCCGATAGTAAAGTTTACGGAGCCACAG GTTAAATGTTATATACATCAACTACTCTCTGGCCTTGAGCACTGTCACAACCGGGGAGTGCTTCACCGTGATATTAAGGGGTCGAATCTTCTTATTGATGATGAAGGTCTACTTAAGATTGCCGATTTCGGACTGGCTACATTCTTTGATCCTAACCGCAAGCATCTAATGACTAGTCGGGTGGTTACTTTGTGGTATCGTGCCCCTGAGCTTCTTCTTGGGGCTACAGATTATGGTGTTGGTGTGGACCTCTGGAGTGCGGGATGCATTTTAGCTGAGCTCTTTGCTGGGAGGCCCGTTATGCCAGGTCGAACCGAG gtagaacaattacataaaatttacaagtTATGTGGTTCACCATCAGACGAATACTGGAAGAAGtataagttgccgaatgcaaccttattTAAACCTCGAGAGCCTTATAAACGATGCATAAAGGAGACATTCAAAGATTTCCCACCATCATCACTATTCCTTATCGATACTTTGCTCGCAATTGATCCTGCAGAACGTTTGACTGCCACTGCTGCATTAAGAAGTGAA TTCTTCACAACAGAACCTTATGCTTGCGAACCTTCTAGCCTTCCGAAATATCCACCCAGTAAAGAGATAGATGCAAAACGAAGAGATGATGAAGCTCGGAG ACTCAGAGCAGCTGGTAAAGCCCAGGGTGATGGTACGAGGAAGACAAGGACACGCAATCGAGCAAGGGCAGTTCCTGCTCCAGAAGCCAATGCCGAGCTTCAGTCTAATCTTGAT AGAAGGCGCTTAATATCACACGCCAATGCAAAAAGCAAAAGCGAAAAGTTCCCCCCTCCACACCAGGATGCAGCAGTTGGCATTCCATTAGGAGCATCGCATCACATTGATCCTGCACTTGTTCCTCCCGATATCGCCTTCAGCTCTACATCATTCCCTTATCCGAAAGAACCATTTCAAACTCGGTCAGGTCCATTAGTTGAGTCTTCCAAAACAGGTGCTCCAAGTCGAAAGAAGCATGTTGTAGGCAGCAGTTCACACGAACGATCTAAGCCTCCAGCAGGATCCCAAAACGACAATGGTGACAACACTAGGGTTAAAGGAAAGAAAAGCATACTTTAG